One window of Verrucomicrobiia bacterium genomic DNA carries:
- a CDS encoding MBL fold metallo-hydrolase, producing the protein MRIHFFGATRTTTGSMYLLEVNGKKLLLECGLFQGRRDETMDRNRHFPFNPATVDAVVLSHAHIDHCGNLPNLCVQGFEGNIYCTFATRDLASVMLEDSAQIQQADAAFVSKKRAKQGLPPVKPLYTPTQAEKAVRQFVAINYDRPFPVLDGVSVTFRDAGHILGSAQVVLDVQEGARRFRYLFSGDIGRGNDDILRDPHVVEDVDFLQIESTYGARVHSPKSNANEEVGRLVRDTVERGGKVIIPSFSVGRTQQIVYTLHQLADAGQLPSIPMFVDSPLSVNATEIFRLHPECFNERIYQFLRERENPFGMENLTYIREAARSMKLNDLQGPALIISASGMAEAGRIRHHLKNNIGDPKNLVLFVGYCAEHTLGAQILNGRNPVNIFGEPYHVGAQVASIDSFSGHADKNELGQYVERLTGPLKKISVIHGEESQALAFGETLRQMKPHAEVIVPELRQTLDV; encoded by the coding sequence ATGCGCATCCATTTCTTCGGAGCCACAAGAACCACCACCGGCTCGATGTATCTGTTGGAGGTGAACGGAAAGAAGCTGCTGCTGGAGTGCGGCCTTTTTCAGGGGCGTCGCGATGAAACAATGGACCGCAACCGCCACTTTCCATTCAACCCCGCAACTGTCGATGCGGTCGTGCTAAGCCATGCGCACATCGATCATTGCGGAAATCTACCCAACCTGTGTGTCCAGGGATTCGAGGGGAACATCTATTGCACGTTTGCGACGCGTGACCTGGCGAGCGTGATGCTTGAAGACTCCGCGCAAATTCAGCAGGCGGATGCCGCGTTTGTATCGAAGAAGCGCGCAAAGCAGGGGCTTCCTCCCGTGAAGCCGCTTTACACGCCGACGCAGGCAGAAAAGGCGGTGCGGCAGTTCGTGGCGATCAACTACGACCGGCCCTTTCCAGTGCTCGATGGGGTGAGCGTGACGTTTCGGGACGCGGGTCACATTCTGGGTTCGGCGCAAGTGGTGCTCGATGTGCAGGAGGGAGCGCGGCGCTTTCGTTATTTGTTCTCGGGCGACATCGGGCGCGGGAACGATGACATCCTGCGCGACCCGCACGTGGTCGAGGACGTTGACTTCCTGCAGATCGAGAGCACATACGGCGCGCGGGTTCATTCTCCCAAGAGCAACGCGAACGAGGAAGTCGGCCGGCTTGTGCGCGACACGGTTGAGCGTGGCGGCAAGGTGATCATCCCGTCGTTCTCAGTCGGGCGCACGCAGCAGATTGTCTACACGCTGCACCAGCTCGCCGATGCCGGGCAGTTGCCGAGCATTCCCATGTTTGTGGACAGTCCGCTCAGCGTGAATGCGACCGAGATCTTCCGCCTGCACCCGGAATGTTTCAACGAACGCATCTACCAGTTCCTGCGCGAGCGGGAGAATCCGTTCGGCATGGAGAATCTCACCTACATCCGTGAAGCCGCACGCTCCATGAAACTGAACGACCTGCAGGGACCGGCATTGATCATCAGCGCTTCAGGCATGGCCGAGGCCGGGCGCATTCGCCATCACCTCAAGAACAACATTGGCGATCCAAAAAACCTGGTGCTCTTCGTCGGATATTGTGCCGAGCACACGCTGGGCGCCCAGATCCTGAACGGGAGAAATCCCGTGAACATCTTTGGAGAGCCGTATCATGTCGGAGCGCAGGTGGCCTCGATCGACTCGTTCTCAGGCCATGCCGACAAGAATGAACTGGGCCAGTACGTGGAGCGGCTGACGGGGCCGTTAAAGAAAATCAGCGTGATTCATGGCGAGGAATCGCAGGCCCTCGCGTTCGGTGAAACGCTGCGCCAAATGAAGCCGCATGCGGAAGTGATTGTTCCCGAACTGCGCCAGACCCTCGACGTCTGA